The following are from one region of the Staphylococcus argenteus genome:
- a CDS encoding alcohol dehydrogenase catalytic domain-containing protein encodes MINQVYQLVAPRQFDVTYNNVDIYGNHVIVRPLYLSICAADQRYYTGRRDENVLRQKLPMSLIHEAVGEVVFDSKGSFEKGTKVVMVPNTPTEQHNVIAENYLASSYFRSSGYDGFMQDYVVMAHDRVVPLPDDIDLSTISYSELVSVSYHAIQRFERKSIPLKNSFGIWGDGNLGYITAILLRKLYPEAKIYVFGKTDYKLSHFSFVDEVYTVNQIPHDLMIDHAFECVGGKGSQVALQQIVDHISPEGSIALLGVSELPVEVNTRLVLEKGLTLIGSSRSGSKDFEQVVDLYRKYPDIVEKLALLKGHEIDVRTMQDIVQAFEMDLSTSWGKTVLKWTI; translated from the coding sequence ATGATTAATCAAGTATATCAACTCGTCGCACCGAGACAATTTGATGTCACTTATAATAATGTTGATATCTATGGCAACCACGTCATTGTACGTCCGCTGTACTTGTCAATCTGTGCAGCAGATCAAAGATATTACACAGGTCGTAGAGATGAAAATGTATTGCGCCAAAAATTGCCAATGTCATTAATTCATGAAGCAGTTGGTGAAGTCGTATTTGATAGTAAAGGATCATTTGAAAAAGGTACGAAAGTAGTTATGGTACCCAATACACCTACAGAACAACATAATGTCATAGCTGAAAACTATTTAGCCTCTAGCTATTTTAGATCAAGTGGTTATGATGGTTTTATGCAAGATTATGTAGTCATGGCGCATGATCGAGTGGTTCCATTACCTGATGATATTGATTTAAGTACGATTTCGTACTCAGAATTAGTTTCAGTAAGTTATCATGCCATTCAACGATTTGAGCGTAAATCTATTCCATTGAAAAATAGTTTTGGTATATGGGGCGATGGCAACTTAGGTTATATTACAGCTATTTTGCTTCGTAAGTTATACCCAGAAGCTAAAATTTATGTATTTGGTAAGACGGACTACAAATTAAGCCATTTTTCGTTTGTAGATGAAGTTTATACAGTAAATCAAATACCACACGATTTAATGATTGACCATGCATTTGAATGTGTTGGGGGCAAAGGTAGCCAAGTTGCACTTCAACAAATCGTCGATCACATTTCACCAGAAGGCAGTATTGCTTTATTAGGTGTGAGTGAATTACCTGTAGAAGTAAATACGCGTTTAGTGCTTGAAAAAGGATTAACGCTAATTGGTAGTAGTCGAAGCGGTTCTAAAGATTTCGAGCAAGTAGTTGATTTATATCGTAAATATCCAGATATTGTTGAAAAATTAGCGCTGTTAAAAGGACATGAAATCGATGTACGTACGATGCAAGATATCGTTCAAGCATTTGAAATGGATTTATCGACATCTTGGGGAAAAACAGTGTTGAAATGGACGATTTAA
- the tarK gene encoding teichoic acid ribitol-phosphate polymerase TarK gives MTKIKQAIHIDKIYWERVQLYIEGHSEGIDFKAGQFVLRNLTETKTLEANETVIDGNAFKCRFNVAILDDGYYLPMDKYLFIYHEQLDYIGQLNPNIIDQAYASLNEEQIEEYDELTTQNGKINYLLANEAKVFRKGGVSQHTVYTITPEIASDVNEFVFDIQIAFPQEKSGMIATGAHWIHKQGHKASFESRSFLFKAIFNITKLLHIKRSKTILFTSDSRPNLSGNFKYVYDELLRQKVDYDYDIQTVFKANITDRRKWRDKFRLPYLLGKADYIFVDDFHPLIYTVRFRPSQEIIQVWHAVGAFKTVGFSRTGKKGGPFIDSLNHRSYTKAYVSSETDIPFYAEAFGIKEENVVPTGVPRTDVLFDEAYAKQIRQEMEEELPIIKGKKVILFAPTFRGSGHGTAHYPFFKIDFERLARYCEKNNAIVLFKMHPFVKNRLNISRAHREYFVDVSDYREVNDILFVTDLLISDYSSLIYEYAVFKKPMIFYAFDLEDYITTRDFYEPYESFVPGKIVQSFDELMDALNNEDYEAEKVVPFLDKHFKYQDGRSSERLVKDLFRR, from the coding sequence ATGACAAAAATAAAACAAGCAATACATATTGATAAAATATACTGGGAACGTGTGCAGCTATATATTGAAGGACATAGTGAAGGTATAGATTTTAAAGCTGGACAATTTGTACTAAGAAATTTAACTGAGACGAAGACATTAGAAGCGAATGAAACAGTTATAGATGGAAATGCATTTAAATGTAGATTTAATGTTGCAATTTTAGACGATGGCTACTATTTGCCTATGGATAAATATTTATTTATCTACCATGAACAATTAGATTACATTGGACAACTAAATCCAAATATTATTGATCAAGCTTATGCATCTTTAAATGAGGAACAGATTGAAGAATATGATGAGCTGACGACGCAAAATGGGAAAATCAATTATTTATTAGCTAATGAAGCCAAAGTATTTCGCAAAGGTGGCGTATCACAACATACGGTTTACACAATTACTCCAGAAATAGCGAGTGATGTAAATGAATTTGTATTTGATATTCAGATTGCTTTTCCACAAGAAAAATCAGGGATGATAGCGACAGGTGCACATTGGATTCATAAACAAGGACATAAAGCATCTTTTGAAAGTCGTAGCTTTTTATTCAAAGCTATTTTCAATATTACAAAATTACTTCATATTAAAAGAAGTAAGACGATATTATTCACATCAGATTCTAGACCGAATTTGTCTGGGAACTTTAAATATGTATATGATGAATTGCTACGCCAAAAAGTAGACTATGATTATGATATACAGACCGTATTTAAGGCGAACATTACAGATAGACGTAAATGGAGAGACAAATTTAGATTACCTTATTTACTTGGTAAAGCAGACTACATCTTTGTTGATGATTTCCATCCGTTGATTTATACCGTGCGTTTTAGACCATCACAAGAAATTATTCAAGTTTGGCATGCCGTTGGTGCTTTTAAAACGGTAGGATTCAGTCGTACGGGTAAAAAAGGTGGGCCATTTATCGATTCATTAAATCATCGTAGCTACACAAAAGCATATGTATCTTCAGAAACGGACATTCCATTTTATGCTGAAGCATTCGGTATTAAAGAAGAAAATGTGGTGCCGACAGGTGTACCACGTACAGACGTATTGTTTGATGAAGCGTATGCGAAACAAATTAGGCAAGAAATGGAAGAAGAATTGCCTATTATTAAAGGTAAGAAAGTTATTCTTTTCGCACCAACATTTAGAGGTAGTGGTCATGGTACAGCACACTATCCATTTTTCAAAATAGATTTTGAACGATTAGCAAGATACTGTGAGAAAAATAATGCAATCGTATTATTTAAAATGCATCCATTTGTTAAAAATAGGTTGAATATTTCACGAGCACATCGTGAATACTTTGTAGATGTCTCAGATTATCGAGAAGTTAACGATATACTCTTTGTCACAGATTTATTAATTAGTGACTATTCATCTTTAATATACGAATATGCAGTATTTAAAAAGCCAATGATTTTCTATGCGTTTGATTTAGAAGATTATATTACGACGCGTGACTTCTATGAACCATATGAATCGTTTGTTCCAGGTAAAATTGTGCAATCATTTGATGAATTGATGGATGCTTTAAATAATGAAGATTATGAAGCTGAAAAGGTTGTACCATTCTTGGATAAACATTTTAAATATCAAGATGGTCGCTCAAGTGAACGTTTAGTCAAAGACTTATTCAGACGCTAA
- the tarF gene encoding teichoic acid glycerol-phosphate transferase TarF: MIKTTIKKMIERCIHTSFKLLSKLPNKNLIYFESFHGKQYSDNPKALYEYLVEHSDAQLVWGVKKGYESIFNQHNIPYVTKFSMKWFLTMPRAKAWMINTRTPDWLYKGSQTTYLQTWHGTPLKKIGLDISNVKMLGTTTTAYQDGFKKESQRWDYLVSPNPYSTDIFQHAFRVNRDKILETGYPRNDKLTHKQNDTEYINRIKTRLNIPLDKKIIMYAPTWRDDEAIREGSYHFNVNFDIEALRQALDDNYVILLRMHYLVVTRIDEHDDFVKDVSDYEDITDLYLISDALITDYSSVMFDYGVLKRPQIFYAYDLEKYGDELRGFYMDYKKELPGPIVENQAALIETLKHIDITANDYVAARTAFYQKYCSLEDGHASQRICQTLFK; encoded by the coding sequence ATGATTAAAACTACAATTAAAAAAATGATTGAACGTTGTATACATACGAGTTTTAAATTACTATCAAAATTGCCAAATAAAAATCTAATTTATTTTGAAAGCTTTCATGGTAAACAATATAGTGATAATCCTAAAGCGCTATATGAATATTTAGTTGAACATAGTGACGCGCAATTAGTTTGGGGTGTCAAAAAAGGATATGAAAGCATATTCAATCAACACAATATACCCTATGTTACAAAGTTTTCGATGAAATGGTTTTTGACGATGCCAAGAGCGAAAGCGTGGATGATTAATACACGCACACCAGATTGGTTATATAAAGGATCTCAAACAACGTATTTACAGACTTGGCACGGTACACCACTGAAGAAGATTGGTTTGGATATTAGTAATGTTAAAATGCTAGGTACAACAACAACGGCATACCAAGATGGATTTAAAAAGGAAAGTCAACGTTGGGACTACTTAGTATCACCTAATCCGTATTCAACGGATATATTTCAACATGCATTTCGTGTTAACAGAGATAAAATATTGGAAACAGGTTATCCACGTAATGATAAATTAACACATAAACAAAATGATACTGAATATATTAATCGTATTAAGACGCGATTAAATATACCTTTAGATAAAAAAATAATTATGTATGCGCCAACTTGGCGTGATGATGAAGCCATTCGAGAAGGTTCATATCACTTTAATGTTAACTTTGATATCGAAGCTTTACGTCAAGCGCTGGATGACAATTATGTCATTTTATTACGTATGCATTATTTAGTTGTGACACGTATAGATGAGCATGATGATTTCGTAAAAGATGTCTCGGATTATGAAGATATTACTGATTTGTATTTGATTAGTGATGCGCTAATTACGGACTATTCATCTGTTATGTTTGACTATGGTGTTTTAAAACGTCCACAAATTTTCTATGCTTATGATTTAGAAAAATATGGTGATGAACTTAGAGGATTTTATATGGATTATAAGAAAGAGTTGCCTGGTCCAATTGTTGAAAATCAAGCAGCACTTATTGAGACATTAAAACATATAGATATAACGGCAAATGATTATGTTGCAGCAAGAACAGCTTTTTATCAAAAATATTGTTCATTAGAAGATGGACATGCATCGCAGCGAATTTGCCAAACACTTTTTAAGTGA
- a CDS encoding D-ribitol-5-phosphate cytidylyltransferase, producing MKYAGILAGGIGSRMGNVPLPKQFLDLDNKPILIHTLEKFILINDFEKIIIATPQQWMTHTKDTLRKFKISDERIEVIQGGSDRNDTIMNIVKHIESTNGVNEDDVIVTHDAVRPFLTHRIIKENIQAALEYGAVDTVIDAIDTIVTSKDNQTIDAIPVRNEMYQGQTPQSFNINLLKESYAQLSDEQKSILSDACKIIVETNKPVRLVKGELYNIKVTTPYDLKVANAIIRGGIADD from the coding sequence ATGAAATACGCTGGTATTCTAGCTGGAGGTATAGGTTCAAGAATGGGTAATGTACCCTTACCTAAACAATTTTTAGATTTAGATAACAAACCTATTTTAATCCATACTTTAGAAAAATTTATTTTAATTAATGACTTTGAAAAAATTATTATTGCGACACCACAACAATGGATGACGCATACAAAAGATACACTTAGAAAATTCAAAATTTCTGATGAGAGAATTGAAGTGATTCAAGGTGGTAGCGATCGTAACGATACAATTATGAATATCGTTAAGCACATTGAATCTACAAACGGTGTAAATGAAGATGACGTTATTGTAACGCACGACGCAGTAAGACCATTTTTAACGCATCGTATCATTAAAGAAAATATTCAAGCTGCATTAGAGTATGGCGCGGTAGATACAGTTATTGATGCTATCGATACAATTGTTACATCTAAAGATAATCAAACAATTGATGCCATTCCAGTGCGTAACGAAATGTATCAAGGTCAAACACCACAATCATTCAATATTAATTTATTAAAAGAAAGCTATGCGCAGTTAAGTGATGAACAAAAGAGTATCTTATCTGATGCATGTAAAATTATCGTCGAAACAAATAAACCGGTACGTCTTGTAAAAGGTGAATTATATAACATTAAAGTAACAACACCGTATGATTTAAAAGTAGCTAACGCTATTATTCGAGGTGGTATTGCCGATGATTAA
- a CDS encoding ribitol-5-phosphate dehydrogenase codes for MINQVYQLVAPRQFEVTYNNVDIYSDYVIVRPLYMSICAADQRYYTGSRDENVLSQKLPMSLIHEGVGEVVFDSKGIFNKGTKVVMVPNTPTETDDVIAENYLKSSYFRSSGHDGFMQDFVLLNHDRAVPLPDDIDLSIISYTELVTVSLHAIRRFEKKSISNKNTFGIWGDGNLGYITAILLRKLYPESKIYVFGKTDYKLSHFSFVDDVFYINKIPEGLTFDHAFECVGGRGSQSAINQMIDYISPEGSIALLGVSEFPVEVNTRLVLEKGLTLIGSSRSGSKDFQDVVDLYIKYPDIVDKLALLKGQEFEIATINDLTEAFEADLSTSWGKTVLKWIM; via the coding sequence ATGATTAATCAAGTATATCAATTAGTTGCACCTAGACAATTTGAAGTTACGTATAACAACGTAGATATTTACAGTGATTATGTCATTGTACGTCCTTTATATATGTCAATTTGTGCTGCCGATCAAAGATACTACACTGGTAGCCGTGATGAAAATGTCTTATCTCAAAAACTACCAATGTCTTTAATTCATGAAGGTGTAGGCGAAGTAGTATTTGATAGTAAAGGTATATTCAATAAGGGCACGAAAGTTGTTATGGTACCTAATACGCCAACAGAAACAGACGATGTCATTGCTGAAAACTATTTAAAATCTAGTTATTTCAGATCAAGTGGTCATGATGGCTTCATGCAAGATTTCGTGTTGCTAAATCATGATAGAGCTGTACCACTACCCGACGATATTGATTTAAGTATCATTTCATACACAGAACTTGTGACAGTTAGCCTACATGCCATTCGTCGATTTGAAAAGAAATCAATTTCCAACAAAAATACATTTGGTATTTGGGGAGACGGAAACTTAGGCTATATCACAGCTATTTTACTGCGTAAATTATATCCAGAGTCTAAAATTTATGTCTTTGGTAAAACAGATTATAAATTGAGCCATTTCTCATTTGTTGATGATGTCTTCTATATTAATAAAATACCTGAAGGCTTAACATTTGATCATGCATTTGAATGCGTTGGTGGACGTGGTAGTCAATCGGCAATTAATCAGATGATTGATTACATTTCACCTGAAGGCAGCATTGCTTTATTAGGCGTAAGTGAGTTCCCAGTTGAAGTTAATACACGTCTTGTGTTAGAAAAAGGTTTGACATTGATTGGTAGCAGCCGAAGCGGATCAAAAGATTTCCAAGATGTTGTAGACTTATACATTAAATACCCAGATATCGTAGATAAATTAGCACTGTTAAAAGGGCAAGAATTTGAGATTGCGACAATTAATGATTTAACAGAAGCTTTTGAAGCAGACTTATCTACATCTTGGGGTAAAACAGTACTTAAATGGATTATGTAA
- the tarL gene encoding teichoic acid ribitol-phosphate polymerase TarL, protein MVKSKIYIDKIYWERVQLFVEGHSENLDLKDSNFVLRNLTETRTMKANDIKVDGNQFVCRFNVAILDNGYYLPEDKYLLVNEQELDYIAQLNPDVINDAYQNLKPEQEEQYNELETQNGKINFLLQTYLKEFRKGGVSKKTVYTVKPEISSDVNEFVLDVVVSTPEVKSMFIVRKYKELRKYFRKQSFNTRQFIFKAIFNTTKFFHLKKGNTVLFTSDSRPTMSGNFEYIYNEMLRQNLDEKYDIHTVFKANITDRRGIIDKFRLPYLLGKADYIFVDDFHPLIYTVRFRRSQEVIQVWHAVGAFKTVGFSRTGKKGGPFIDSLNHRSYTKAYVSSETDIPFYAEAFGIKEKNVVPTGVPRTDVLFDKAYAKQIRQEMEDELPIIKDKKVILFAPTFRGSGHGTAHYPFFKIDFERLARYCEKNNAVVLFKMHPFVKNRLNIADKHKQYFVDVSDFREVNDILFITDLLISDYSSLIYEYAVFKKPMIFYAFDLEDYITTRDFYEPYESFVPGKIVQSFDELMDALDNEDYEGEKVIPFLDKHFKYQDGRSSERLVRNLFGS, encoded by the coding sequence TTGGTTAAAAGTAAGATATATATAGATAAAATCTATTGGGAACGTGTTCAATTATTCGTTGAAGGACATAGTGAAAACCTAGATTTAAAAGATAGCAATTTTGTATTAAGAAATTTAACTGAGACACGCACAATGAAGGCAAATGATATCAAAGTTGATGGTAATCAATTCGTTTGTCGTTTCAATGTAGCTATCTTAGACAATGGTTATTACTTACCTGAAGATAAGTATTTATTAGTTAATGAGCAAGAACTTGATTATATAGCACAGTTAAATCCAGATGTGATTAACGATGCATATCAAAATTTAAAGCCAGAACAAGAAGAACAATACAACGAATTAGAAACACAAAATGGTAAAATCAACTTCTTATTGCAGACTTATCTAAAAGAATTTAGAAAAGGCGGCGTATCAAAGAAAACGGTTTATACTGTTAAACCTGAGATTTCTAGCGATGTTAATGAATTTGTCCTTGATGTTGTTGTATCAACACCGGAAGTAAAAAGTATGTTTATCGTTCGTAAATATAAAGAATTACGTAAGTATTTCCGTAAACAATCGTTTAATACAAGACAATTTATTTTTAAGGCGATATTTAATACTACTAAATTTTTCCACTTGAAAAAGGGCAATACAGTATTATTCACATCAGACTCTAGACCAACAATGTCTGGGAATTTTGAATACATCTATAATGAAATGTTACGTCAAAACCTAGATGAAAAGTATGATATTCACACTGTGTTCAAAGCAAATATTACAGATAGACGTGGTATTATCGACAAATTTAGATTGCCATATTTGCTTGGTAAAGCAGATTACATTTTTGTTGATGACTTCCATCCGTTGATTTATACAGTGCGTTTCAGACGTTCTCAAGAGGTTATTCAAGTATGGCATGCAGTTGGCGCCTTTAAAACAGTCGGCTTTAGCCGTACTGGTAAAAAAGGCGGACCATTCATAGATTCTTTAAATCATCGTAGCTATACAAAAGCTTATGTATCATCAGAAACCGATATTCCATTTTACGCTGAAGCATTTGGTATAAAAGAGAAAAATGTAGTGCCTACTGGTGTACCTCGTACAGACGTTTTATTTGATAAAGCGTATGCGAAACAAATTAGACAAGAGATGGAAGATGAATTACCAATTATTAAAGATAAGAAAGTCATTCTTTTCGCACCAACATTCAGAGGTAGTGGCCATGGTACAGCACATTATCCATTTTTCAAAATAGATTTTGAACGTTTAGCAAGATACTGTGAGAAAAATAATGCGGTTGTATTATTTAAAATGCATCCGTTTGTAAAAAATAGACTTAATATTGCTGACAAGCATAAACAATATTTTGTTGATGTTTCTGACTTTAGAGAAGTTAACGATATACTGTTTATAACAGATTTATTAATTAGTGACTATTCATCTTTAATATACGAATATGCAGTATTTAAAAAGCCAATGATTTTCTATGCGTTTGATTTAGAAGATTACATTACAACGCGTGATTTCTATGAACCATATGAATCATTTGTTCCAGGAAAAATTGTGCAATCATTTGATGAATTGATGGATGCCCTGGATAATGAAGATTATGAAGGAGAAAAAGTTATTCCGTTCTTAGATAAACATTTTAAATATCAAGATGGCCGATCAAGTGAACGTTTAGTTAGAAATTTATTTGGTAGCTAA
- the tarS gene encoding poly(ribitol-phosphate) beta-N-acetylglucosaminyltransferase codes for MVKFSVIVPTYNSEKYITELLNSLAKQDFPKTDFEVIVVDDCSTDQTLQIVEKYRNKLNMKVSQLETNSGGPGKPRNVALRQAEGEFVLFVDSDDYISKETLKDASAFIDEHHSDVLLIKMKGVNGRGVPQSMFKETAPEVTLLNSRIIYTLSPTKIYRTALLKDNDIYFPEELKSAEDQLFTMKAYLNANRISVLSDKAYYYATKREGEHMSSAYVSPEDFYEVMRLITLEILKADLEESHKDQILAEFLNRHFSFSRTNGFSLKVKLEDQPQWINALGDFIQAVPERVDALVLSKLRPLLHYARTKDIDNYRTVEESYRQGQYYHFDIVDGKLNIQFNEGEPSFEGIDIAKPKVKMTAFKFDNHKIVTELTLNEFMIGEGHYDVRLKLHSRNKKHTMYVPLSVNANKQYRFNIMLEDIKTYLPKEKIWDVFLEVQIGTEVFEVRVGNQRNKYAYPAETSALIHLNNDFYRLTPYFTKDFNNISLYFTAITLADSISMKLKGKNKIILTGIDRGYVFEEGMASVILKDQMIMGMLSQTSDNEVEILLSEDIKKRDFKNIIKFNTAHVTYQINK; via the coding sequence ATGGTAAAATTTTCAGTAATAGTTCCAACATACAATTCAGAAAAATATATAACAGAATTGCTAAATAGCCTTGCGAAACAAGATTTTCCGAAAACTGATTTTGAAGTGATTGTCGTTGATGACTGTTCAACAGATCAAACGTTACAAATAGTTGAAAAGTATCGTAATAAATTAAATATGAAAGTAAGTCAACTCGAAACAAATTCAGGCGGTCCAGGTAAACCGAGAAATGTGGCGTTAAGACAAGCAGAAGGTGAATTTGTATTATTTGTGGATTCTGATGACTACATTAGCAAAGAGACATTGAAAGATGCATCAGCATTTATTGATGAACATCACTCCGATGTATTATTGATTAAAATGAAAGGTGTTAATGGTCGTGGTGTACCACAATCGATGTTTAAAGAAACAGCACCGGAAGTCACTTTGTTAAATTCAAGAATTATCTATACTTTGAGCCCAACTAAAATCTATAGAACAGCTTTACTAAAAGATAATGACATTTATTTTCCAGAAGAATTAAAGAGTGCAGAAGATCAACTTTTTACTATGAAAGCATATTTAAATGCAAATCGAATTAGTGTGCTAAGTGATAAAGCGTATTACTATGCTACTAAACGTGAAGGGGAACATATGAGTAGTGCATATGTTTCACCAGAAGACTTTTATGAAGTAATGAGATTGATTACATTAGAAATTCTAAAAGCTGATTTAGAAGAATCCCATAAAGATCAAATCTTAGCAGAATTTTTAAATCGTCATTTTAGTTTTTCACGTACGAATGGTTTTTCACTTAAAGTTAAGTTGGAAGACCAACCACAATGGATTAATGCGTTAGGAGACTTTATACAAGCAGTGCCAGAACGCGTAGATGCATTAGTGTTAAGCAAATTGCGCCCATTATTACACTATGCTAGAACCAAAGATATCGATAATTATAGAACTGTAGAAGAAAGTTATCGCCAAGGTCAGTATTATCACTTTGATATAGTAGATGGCAAATTAAATATTCAATTCAATGAAGGTGAGCCAAGCTTTGAAGGTATTGATATTGCTAAACCGAAAGTGAAAATGACAGCATTTAAATTTGATAACCATAAAATTGTTACAGAACTAACATTAAATGAATTTATGATTGGCGAAGGGCATTATGATGTCAGACTTAAGTTACATTCACGAAACAAGAAACATACAATGTATGTACCTTTAAGTGTTAATGCGAATAAACAATATCGTTTTAACATTATGTTAGAAGATATTAAAACGTATTTACCAAAGGAAAAAATTTGGGATGTTTTCTTAGAAGTCCAAATAGGCACTGAAGTATTTGAGGTTCGTGTTGGAAATCAACGTAATAAATATGCATATCCTGCTGAAACAAGTGCGTTAATTCATTTAAACAATGATTTCTATAGATTAACACCTTATTTCACTAAAGACTTTAATAACATTTCACTATACTTTACTGCTATTACGTTAGCGGATTCAATATCAATGAAGTTAAAAGGTAAAAACAAAATTATCTTAACCGGTATTGATAGAGGTTATGTATTTGAAGAAGGTATGGCAAGTGTTATCTTAAAAGACCAAATGATTATGGGTATGTTAAGCCAAACGTCAGACAATGAAGTGGAAATCCTACTCAGCGAAGATATTAAAAAGCGCGACTTCAAAAATATCATAAAATTCAACACAGCACATGTAACATATCAAATAAACAAATAA